One genomic region from Dehalobacter restrictus DSM 9455 encodes:
- a CDS encoding DegV family protein translates to MAVQVLTDSTSYISKEIKEELNIRMVSLSLSFGSDSIREVDIDNDLFYKKMDSYGIPTSSQPSIGELYNEMLAVIEKGDSLCCIFLSSEMSGTFSTGQLVKEMVLEKHKNARIEIIDSRSNSMQLGLAVIMAAREAKANKTLEEVKEAALENIQRSRFLFIPENLKYLKKGGRIGGASALIGDLFGIIPILTVENGITTVVTKVRTKKKAVLSMIDIMLDNISKYGLGEVIIHHINCLDEAKELAQLIKEKLKVNIDIIAIGPVIGLHVGPGTIGIVYYTQKALR, encoded by the coding sequence ATGGCAGTACAGGTTCTAACTGACAGTACAAGCTATATAAGTAAGGAAATCAAAGAAGAACTAAATATTAGAATGGTATCTTTGAGCCTTTCATTTGGGAGTGACAGTATACGAGAAGTAGATATCGATAACGATCTGTTTTATAAAAAAATGGATTCTTATGGAATTCCGACATCTTCGCAGCCTTCTATTGGCGAGTTATATAATGAAATGCTTGCGGTAATCGAGAAGGGAGATAGCCTCTGCTGTATTTTCTTATCTTCAGAAATGAGCGGGACCTTTTCAACAGGGCAATTAGTGAAAGAGATGGTATTAGAGAAGCATAAAAATGCCAGGATAGAGATCATTGATTCTAGGTCAAATTCCATGCAGCTAGGGTTAGCGGTCATTATGGCTGCAAGAGAAGCAAAAGCAAATAAGACATTAGAGGAAGTTAAAGAAGCAGCGTTAGAAAATATTCAAAGAAGTAGGTTCTTATTTATTCCTGAAAACCTCAAATACCTAAAAAAAGGCGGCAGAATTGGCGGGGCCAGTGCTTTAATTGGTGACTTATTTGGGATTATTCCGATTCTGACTGTGGAAAACGGCATAACGACCGTTGTAACAAAAGTAAGAACGAAGAAAAAGGCAGTATTATCGATGATTGATATCATGCTGGATAACATAAGCAAATATGGTTTAGGAGAGGTCATTATTCATCATATCAATTGTCTGGACGAAGCAAAGGAACTTGCACAACTGATTAAAGAAAAGTTGAAAGTTAACATAGATATCATAGCTATCGGACCGGTCATTGGCCTGCATGTTGGTCCAGGTACCATTGGCATTGTTTATTACACGCAAAAAGCATTAAGGTAA
- a CDS encoding arginine deiminase family protein, with translation MKHIEVFGTEKLARLRKVILHKPQQSLNLVNPANYQECLFNFVPDIFQYQLEHDRYADLLRSQGIEVLNLQDYVQKNRTLMDSLPNLPYLNDTCLITSQGAILSKMCPGSRAGEEKVVGEALENLGIPIFHAFEGEDQFEGCLAISPEILFLADTERHAQKTLEEFFNKALHLFSQIIYAEIPQERRYMHPDMIFGRISESLALAYLPAFLKTYLITEKQRTEINIRDYLAHREMELIDISDQEQQLWGCSFVSVDANILIHYDIALNLRTQNELSRRGVEMIPFHPEALLAGGGSLRCLTLRVWRDSNL, from the coding sequence TTGAAACATATTGAAGTATTTGGTACGGAAAAATTAGCTCGTTTACGTAAAGTCATTCTTCATAAGCCCCAACAGTCTTTGAATTTAGTCAATCCGGCAAATTATCAGGAATGCTTATTTAATTTTGTCCCTGATATTTTTCAATATCAGTTGGAACATGACCGGTATGCTGACCTTCTGCGCTCTCAAGGAATTGAGGTACTCAACCTTCAGGATTATGTACAGAAGAATAGAACGCTCATGGATTCTCTACCGAATTTACCCTATCTTAACGATACTTGCCTGATTACAAGTCAAGGAGCTATCCTCTCCAAGATGTGCCCCGGCAGCCGCGCAGGAGAAGAAAAGGTTGTCGGAGAAGCTCTGGAGAATCTCGGCATTCCCATCTTTCATGCCTTTGAGGGTGAGGATCAATTTGAAGGGTGTCTGGCAATTTCGCCTGAAATTCTTTTTTTAGCGGATACCGAGCGGCATGCTCAAAAAACACTCGAAGAATTTTTCAATAAAGCACTCCATCTTTTTTCGCAGATCATCTATGCGGAGATTCCCCAGGAAAGACGGTATATGCACCCTGATATGATTTTTGGCAGAATCAGTGAAAGTCTGGCCTTAGCTTATTTGCCGGCTTTTTTGAAAACATATCTGATTACCGAAAAGCAGCGCACGGAAATTAATATACGGGATTATCTTGCTCACCGGGAAATGGAACTTATTGATATCTCCGACCAGGAACAGCAGTTATGGGGCTGCAGTTTTGTTTCTGTGGATGCTAATATTCTCATCCATTATGATATTGCCTTAAATCTTAGGACCCAAAATGAGCTGAGCCGCAGAGGGGTGGAAATGATTCCCTTCCATCCTGAGGCCTTATTAGCTGGGGGCGGAAGTCTCCGCTGCCTGACTTTGCGCGTTTGGCGAGACTCTAATCTTTAA